In Candidatus Dormiibacterota bacterium, a single genomic region encodes these proteins:
- the truB gene encoding tRNA pseudouridine(55) synthase TruB has protein sequence MRRIYGVYANDREIAVGHLGTLDPQAAGVLPVAVGKATRLIALLSDQRKAYAGVLALGRATTTQDALGETTAQGEIPEDWARRLEVAIPSFLGRVEQTPPMFSAVHHEGRRLYELAREGKSVERKPRSVTIYSIAVIGLEERAARLRVTCGEGTYVRTLFADLGAAIGVPAHMGALVREASGPFVLSESLLLDEITANPSAALMPPENVIPFPTIVLDLREIVDFRAGRVVPLPEGAPAKHVFVRDASRTLVGVGETHGALLAPRKVFV, from the coding sequence ATGCGCCGCATCTACGGCGTCTACGCGAACGATCGCGAGATCGCGGTCGGACATCTCGGTACGCTCGACCCGCAGGCGGCGGGCGTTTTGCCCGTCGCGGTCGGAAAGGCAACGCGGCTCATTGCGTTGCTCAGCGACCAGCGCAAAGCCTACGCCGGCGTGCTCGCACTCGGTCGCGCAACGACGACGCAGGACGCGCTGGGCGAGACCACCGCGCAAGGAGAGATTCCGGAGGATTGGGCTCGCCGCTTGGAGGTGGCAATTCCGTCATTTCTCGGGCGCGTCGAACAGACGCCGCCGATGTTCTCCGCAGTGCACCACGAGGGCCGCCGGCTCTACGAACTCGCCAGGGAAGGGAAGAGCGTAGAGCGCAAACCGCGCAGCGTCACGATCTACTCCATCGCGGTGATCGGGCTCGAGGAGCGAGCGGCACGCCTGCGCGTGACGTGCGGCGAGGGAACGTACGTGCGAACGCTCTTTGCCGATCTCGGCGCCGCGATCGGCGTTCCCGCGCACATGGGCGCGCTCGTGCGCGAAGCGTCGGGCCCCTTCGTGCTCTCGGAGTCGCTGCTGCTCGACGAGATCACGGCAAACCCGTCGGCAGCGCTGATGCCGCCGGAGAACGTCATTCCGTTTCCGACGATCGTGCTCGATTTGCGCGAGATCGTCGATTTCCGAGCCGGACGGGTCGTGCCGCTACCGGAAGGAGCGCCGGCGAAACATGTCTTCGTGCGCGATGCGTCGCGCACGCTCGTCGGCGTAGGCGAGACGCACGGTGCTCTGCTCGCGCCGCGAAAGGTCTTCGTGTGA
- the nusA gene encoding transcription termination factor NusA: MVETATSERLIDVLQSIANERNISFEMLLEGLEAALLTAYKRHYGSEANAIVIVDRQTGEYKVYHRRTVVEEVTDPKLEISVKSSGAPYQVGDFYDEEVKPKDFGRIAAQTAKQVIVQRIREAERDTVFNKYTRKLNDLVTGTVQRYEQRNMYVLLEGRDEAILPISEQVPGEIFRIGDFIRAYVVDVRKSPKGPQVVLSRTAEGLVQRLLELEVPELANGIVEIMALAREPGVRSKVAVRSHRAEVDPIGACLGPKSSRIANVSDNLRGEKIDIIPWAPDYPTFIMNSLAPAKVIAVELFEEDGVALVIVPDYQLSLAIGRDGQNVRLASRLTGWRLDITSETEADATRERYLAERAAPAADAVAVPSEEAAAAEPSEEEVAAAADADLIRKLEEFRRERLGSE; encoded by the coding sequence ATGGTAGAAACGGCAACTAGCGAGCGTCTCATCGACGTTCTGCAATCGATTGCGAACGAGCGCAACATCTCGTTCGAGATGCTGCTCGAGGGTCTCGAGGCGGCACTGCTCACGGCGTACAAGCGTCACTACGGCAGCGAAGCGAACGCGATCGTCATCGTCGACCGGCAAACCGGCGAGTATAAGGTCTACCATCGCCGCACCGTCGTCGAAGAGGTCACCGATCCGAAGCTCGAAATCTCGGTGAAGAGCTCCGGCGCGCCGTATCAGGTCGGCGACTTCTATGACGAGGAAGTCAAGCCCAAAGATTTTGGGCGCATCGCCGCGCAGACCGCAAAACAAGTCATCGTCCAGCGCATCCGCGAGGCGGAGCGCGACACGGTCTTCAACAAGTACACGCGCAAGCTGAACGATCTCGTTACCGGAACCGTGCAACGGTACGAGCAGCGAAACATGTACGTGCTCCTCGAAGGACGCGACGAAGCGATCCTCCCGATCAGCGAACAGGTGCCGGGCGAGATCTTCCGCATCGGCGACTTCATTCGCGCGTACGTCGTGGACGTGCGCAAGTCGCCGAAAGGGCCGCAGGTCGTGCTTTCGCGTACCGCCGAGGGGCTCGTGCAGCGGTTGCTCGAGCTCGAAGTTCCCGAGCTCGCGAACGGCATCGTCGAAATCATGGCGCTAGCGCGGGAGCCGGGCGTCCGCTCCAAGGTTGCCGTGCGCAGCCATCGCGCCGAAGTCGACCCGATCGGTGCGTGCCTTGGGCCGAAGTCGAGCCGCATCGCGAACGTCTCCGACAACTTGCGCGGTGAGAAAATCGACATCATTCCGTGGGCGCCGGATTACCCGACCTTCATCATGAACTCGCTCGCGCCGGCGAAGGTTATCGCCGTAGAGCTGTTCGAGGAGGACGGCGTCGCCCTCGTCATCGTGCCGGATTACCAGTTGTCACTTGCGATCGGACGCGACGGTCAGAACGTACGGCTCGCTTCGCGGCTCACGGGTTGGCGCCTCGACATCACGAGCGAGACCGAAGCGGACGCAACGCGCGAGCGGTATCTCGCGGAGCGCGCCGCACCGGCAGCGGACGCCGTTGCGGTACCGTCCGAGGAAGCCGCAGCTGCGGAGCCGTCGGAAGAAGAAGTCGCCGCCGCCGCGGACGCGGATCTCATCCGTAAGCTCGAGGAGTTTCGCCGCGAGCGCCTCGGAAGCGAGTAA
- the ribF gene encoding riboflavin biosynthesis protein RibF, whose translation MRLHRELSREIERPLALAIGFFDGLHLGHRELMRETLRARKPGWRSGVLTFSNHPAAFLRPGTQPLLLTTVQERIDRFAEAGIEECFFVPFDERIASMTPQGFLDMLVTQLGVRAVAVGETFRFGRKRAGDVAFMRSYLASHRVAVTAVPSINLDGERVSSTRIRALVYDGDLERAEAMLGYGYELRGIVEVGAGRGHGLGFPTANIHPPEKLLPRDGVYSGVARYDGRDYATLVSIGTNPQFGENVRSIEAWLRDFRKSIYGRELALRELRFVREQAIFASIDELVAQMQRDLEAVAYPGFS comes from the coding sequence GTGAGACTCCATCGGGAGCTCTCTCGTGAGATCGAGCGCCCACTCGCGCTTGCGATCGGATTCTTCGACGGACTACATCTCGGCCATCGCGAGCTCATGCGCGAGACGCTGCGTGCACGCAAGCCGGGGTGGCGTTCGGGCGTGCTGACGTTTTCGAACCATCCGGCGGCGTTCTTACGACCGGGCACGCAGCCGTTGCTGCTCACGACGGTGCAGGAGCGCATCGACCGTTTCGCCGAGGCGGGTATCGAGGAGTGCTTCTTCGTGCCCTTCGACGAGCGCATCGCATCCATGACACCGCAGGGTTTTCTCGACATGCTCGTGACGCAGCTCGGCGTCCGCGCCGTCGCCGTCGGCGAGACGTTTCGCTTCGGGCGAAAGCGCGCCGGAGACGTCGCGTTCATGCGCAGCTACTTGGCGTCGCACCGGGTCGCGGTGACGGCGGTGCCGAGCATCAACCTCGACGGCGAGCGCGTCTCGTCGACGCGCATTCGGGCGCTCGTCTACGACGGGGACCTCGAGCGCGCGGAGGCGATGTTGGGATACGGCTACGAGCTGCGCGGCATCGTCGAGGTCGGCGCGGGGCGCGGCCATGGCCTGGGGTTTCCGACGGCGAATATTCACCCGCCGGAGAAACTGCTGCCCCGGGACGGCGTCTACTCCGGGGTGGCACGGTACGACGGAAGGGATTACGCGACATTGGTTTCCATTGGCACGAATCCGCAGTTCGGCGAGAACGTGCGCAGCATCGAAGCGTGGCTGCGCGATTTTCGCAAGAGCATCTACGGGCGCGAGCTCGCCCTTCGGGAGCTGCGCTTCGTGCGCGAGCAGGCGATCTTCGCGAGTATCGACGAACTCGTCGCACAGATGCAGCGGGACCTCGAAGCCGTCGCATATCCGGGGTTTTCATGA
- a CDS encoding DHH family phosphoesterase, giving the protein MIQERPELSSTAEVVEELRRRAAFVMVSHVKPDGDTLGAGLALGLALEKIGKRVLYFQQDPVPRTLRFLPGTQRVSRALPADLPPDALFVFCDMSDRTRAGAFLPQVARENVLDVDHHLGNTLFGALNYVLPTECSTGTCVMHLLRGLEVEIDAEIATCVLTTIMTDTGGLMHSNTSPEALELAAQLMRIGADKERITREIFGNKRIAATKLLGRVINAMQFGHDGRYCWSCVDDAMLHECGADGEDTEDMVNVLLGQEGVEVAALFKAYGGELRVSLRSVGRVNVQAAAASLGGGGHFRAAGLDFAGSLEEAVAAVDVALVQQGL; this is encoded by the coding sequence GTGATCCAGGAGCGTCCGGAGCTGTCGAGCACCGCTGAAGTCGTCGAGGAGCTGCGTCGCAGAGCCGCGTTCGTGATGGTGAGCCACGTGAAGCCAGACGGCGACACGCTCGGCGCCGGCCTCGCGCTCGGCCTCGCGCTCGAGAAGATCGGGAAGCGCGTTCTCTATTTCCAGCAAGATCCCGTGCCGCGCACGCTGCGCTTTCTTCCGGGCACGCAGCGCGTCTCGCGCGCGCTTCCGGCAGACCTTCCGCCCGATGCTCTCTTCGTCTTTTGCGATATGAGCGATCGTACGCGCGCCGGCGCCTTCTTGCCGCAGGTCGCTCGCGAGAACGTTCTCGACGTCGATCATCACTTGGGAAACACGCTCTTCGGCGCTCTGAACTACGTGCTGCCGACGGAGTGCTCGACGGGAACGTGCGTGATGCACTTGCTGCGCGGACTCGAGGTCGAAATCGACGCGGAGATCGCCACCTGCGTTCTCACGACGATCATGACCGATACCGGCGGCCTCATGCATTCGAACACGTCGCCGGAGGCGCTCGAGCTGGCCGCGCAGCTGATGCGTATCGGCGCGGACAAGGAACGGATAACCCGCGAGATCTTCGGCAACAAACGAATCGCGGCGACGAAGCTGCTCGGCCGTGTCATCAACGCGATGCAGTTCGGGCACGACGGCCGCTACTGCTGGTCGTGCGTCGACGACGCGATGCTCCACGAGTGCGGCGCAGACGGCGAAGACACGGAAGACATGGTCAACGTTTTGCTCGGTCAAGAAGGCGTCGAGGTCGCGGCACTCTTCAAAGCCTACGGCGGCGAGCTACGCGTGAGTTTGCGATCGGTGGGTCGCGTGAACGTGCAGGCAGCGGCGGCGAGCCTCGGCGGCGGCGGGCACTTCCGCGCCGCGGGTTTGGATTTCGCGGGGTCACTGGAGGAGGCGGTTGCGGCCGTGGACGTCGCGCTCGTGCAGCAGGGGCTGTGA
- a CDS encoding Crp/Fnr family transcriptional regulator — MYRGDHGPGGGRLTVDLLRQNALLRGLTGPDAEAAAEAGQIIDLRTRQEIYDADAEIREALFPIHAVLSVVAQLRNGQMIEVGTIGREGVSGIPLLLGSTTSANQCYCQVPGLAISLPAAFFTHLQERNLAFRRLLDQYLQAYINLLGQLAACNRLHSVYERCARWLLLTHDRVKADVLPLTHEFLGMMLGTRRSGVTIAAATLKAAGFIEYSQGLITIVNRPGLEDASCECYAVARGQFGDLLR, encoded by the coding sequence ATGTACCGTGGAGACCACGGCCCCGGGGGGGGGCGACTGACGGTCGATCTGCTCAGGCAAAACGCACTATTGCGCGGCTTAACTGGGCCCGACGCGGAGGCTGCGGCGGAGGCCGGCCAGATCATCGATCTGCGAACCCGACAAGAGATCTACGATGCGGATGCTGAGATACGCGAGGCATTGTTCCCGATCCATGCGGTGCTTTCCGTGGTCGCACAACTGCGGAACGGTCAGATGATCGAAGTAGGGACGATCGGGCGCGAGGGGGTCTCCGGCATTCCTCTTTTGCTCGGTTCTACGACATCTGCGAACCAGTGTTATTGTCAGGTTCCAGGACTGGCGATCTCGTTACCCGCAGCGTTCTTCACCCATTTGCAGGAAAGGAATCTCGCCTTTCGCAGATTGCTCGATCAGTATTTGCAGGCATACATTAACCTTCTCGGGCAACTCGCTGCGTGCAATCGCCTGCATAGCGTATACGAGCGATGTGCGCGTTGGCTCCTCCTGACGCACGATAGGGTGAAGGCCGACGTTCTTCCCTTGACGCACGAGTTTTTGGGAATGATGCTCGGGACGCGACGTTCAGGCGTTACCATTGCAGCGGCGACGCTGAAGGCCGCCGGATTCATCGAGTATAGCCAAGGGCTGATCACGATTGTGAACAGGCCCGGCCTTGAGGATGCGTCCTGCGAATGCTATGCAGTCGCTAGAGGACAGTTCGGCGATTTGCTGCGATAA
- the rbfA gene encoding 30S ribosome-binding factor RbfA, with protein sequence MPSKQRIARIDHEVQRILGMLVTQELKDPRLGFVTVTRAEVSDDLHQCKVFVSVIGDREQAERSLVALRHAAGFLRGELGHRIELRHTPELVFIEDRSTERAIELAKDMRADAERRVRAERVE encoded by the coding sequence GTGCCTAGCAAGCAACGCATCGCGCGCATCGATCATGAGGTTCAGCGGATTCTCGGAATGCTCGTAACGCAAGAGCTCAAGGATCCGCGGCTCGGCTTCGTCACGGTAACGCGCGCCGAGGTGAGCGACGACTTACACCAGTGCAAGGTCTTCGTCTCGGTGATCGGCGATCGGGAGCAGGCGGAGCGATCGCTCGTCGCGCTACGCCACGCGGCGGGCTTTCTGCGCGGCGAGCTCGGCCATCGCATCGAACTGCGCCACACCCCGGAGCTCGTCTTCATCGAAGACCGCTCCACCGAGCGGGCGATCGAGCTTGCGAAGGATATGCGCGCCGACGCGGAGCGGCGCGTACGCGCGGAGCGCGTCGAGTGA
- a CDS encoding TlpA disulfide reductase family protein produces the protein MSTRLALVAVLLLAACGTSSHATGIRPGDVAPSWTDPLSTGGRLAFSSLRGKPVYLNFFATWCPPCNDEAPWIEDLQRRYGTRGLHVVGIDMAESAPLAQRFRAKYHLTYPVVVDGGTLEQLYNINGLPVHVFIKRDGTIYRSVVGEMSKAEIQAAVRVIL, from the coding sequence ATGAGTACGCGACTTGCCCTGGTCGCCGTGCTGTTGCTCGCTGCGTGCGGCACTTCGTCGCACGCGACGGGCATCCGACCCGGCGACGTCGCACCGTCCTGGACCGATCCGCTGTCCACGGGAGGCAGACTCGCGTTTTCGTCGTTGCGCGGCAAGCCGGTCTATCTCAACTTCTTCGCGACCTGGTGCCCGCCGTGCAACGACGAGGCACCGTGGATCGAAGATTTGCAGCGGCGCTACGGTACGCGCGGCCTGCACGTCGTCGGCATCGACATGGCGGAGAGCGCACCGCTCGCGCAGCGCTTCCGCGCGAAGTATCATTTGACGTATCCCGTCGTCGTCGACGGCGGAACGCTCGAGCAGCTCTACAATATCAACGGCTTGCCGGTGCACGTCTTCATAAAGCGCGACGGAACCATCTACCGCAGCGTCGTCGGCGAGATGTCGAAGGCGGAGATCCAAGCCGCAGTTAGGGTAATTCTCTAG
- a CDS encoding ATP-dependent Clp protease ATP-binding subunit, which yields MTDVTCESCGARPAIALDGDKRLCATCARRRAALPLIGASLAAASLLAGSAILADRLRREGPSGSSPVDEFTRRLRGANTPTLASFSRDLTELARDGKLDPVIGRDEEIDRVIAILARRSKNNPVLVGEPGVGKTAIVEGLAQRIVAGRVPVALRGKRVLALSLGPLVAGTKYRGEFEGRVKRILDEVRKSARDVILFIDEMHTLVGAGAAEGALDLSSMIKPELARGDLQCIGATTFDEYRKYVESDAALERRFQPVMVNEPSVEETLEILRGLRDHYASHHKVIINDSVLEAAAQLSARYIADRFLPDKAIDLLDEAAASVALRAKPDDLGGARVTRDDVAAVASKWTGIPVDAMTESQVNQLLDLETTLAKRVVGQTRAISAVSDAIRRARAGLHDPRRPLGSFLFHGPSGVGKTELAKALAEALFGTDGALVRVDLSELREGHAVSRLIGAPPGYAGHDEPGQLTEPVRRRPYCVVLFDELESAHPDVAAMLLQILDDGHLTDARGRKIDFRHAIIILTTNLSEDDMQVVLRPELLNRIDEVVAFDPLGLDQIEEIVAIHVDALAHRLDARLVRLRLSEEAKRFLALESMAAGSGARYVQRIVARQISTPLSSAILRGEIKEGGAANVDLHEGALVVKAA from the coding sequence ATGACCGACGTCACCTGCGAATCGTGCGGCGCCCGCCCGGCAATTGCCCTCGACGGCGACAAACGCCTCTGCGCGACGTGCGCGCGGCGTCGCGCCGCGCTGCCGTTGATCGGCGCGTCGCTCGCCGCCGCAAGCCTCCTCGCCGGCAGTGCGATTCTCGCAGACCGTTTACGCCGCGAAGGACCGTCCGGCTCCTCTCCCGTCGACGAGTTCACGCGGCGTTTGCGTGGCGCGAACACGCCGACGCTCGCGAGCTTCTCCCGCGATCTCACCGAGCTCGCGCGCGACGGCAAGCTCGACCCGGTCATCGGCCGCGACGAGGAGATCGACCGCGTCATCGCGATTCTCGCGCGGCGCAGTAAGAACAATCCCGTTCTCGTCGGCGAGCCGGGCGTCGGCAAGACCGCGATCGTCGAAGGGCTCGCGCAGCGCATCGTCGCCGGGCGCGTGCCGGTTGCGCTGCGGGGCAAGCGCGTCCTCGCGCTCTCGCTCGGGCCGCTCGTCGCCGGAACGAAGTACCGCGGCGAGTTTGAGGGGCGCGTGAAGCGCATTCTCGACGAAGTGCGCAAGAGCGCGCGCGACGTGATTCTCTTCATCGACGAGATGCACACGCTCGTCGGCGCCGGCGCGGCGGAGGGCGCGCTCGACCTGAGCTCGATGATCAAGCCGGAGCTCGCGCGCGGAGACCTTCAGTGCATCGGGGCGACGACGTTCGACGAGTATCGCAAATACGTCGAATCCGATGCGGCGCTCGAGCGCCGCTTTCAGCCCGTTATGGTGAACGAGCCGAGCGTCGAGGAGACGCTCGAGATCCTGCGTGGCTTGCGCGATCACTATGCCTCGCACCATAAAGTAATCATCAACGACTCCGTTCTTGAAGCCGCGGCGCAGCTCTCCGCGCGGTACATCGCCGATCGCTTTCTGCCGGACAAGGCCATCGATCTTCTCGACGAGGCCGCCGCATCGGTGGCGTTGCGCGCGAAGCCCGACGATCTCGGCGGCGCGCGCGTGACGCGCGACGACGTGGCCGCGGTCGCTTCGAAGTGGACCGGAATCCCCGTCGACGCGATGACGGAATCGCAAGTGAACCAGCTCCTCGACTTGGAGACGACCCTTGCCAAGCGCGTCGTCGGCCAGACGCGCGCGATCTCCGCCGTCTCCGATGCCATTCGCCGCGCGCGTGCGGGTCTGCACGATCCGCGCAGACCGCTGGGGAGTTTTCTCTTCCACGGCCCGAGCGGCGTCGGTAAGACCGAGCTCGCGAAAGCGCTCGCGGAAGCGCTCTTCGGTACCGACGGCGCGCTCGTGCGCGTCGACCTCTCGGAGTTGCGCGAAGGCCATGCGGTCTCTCGCCTCATCGGCGCGCCTCCCGGCTACGCCGGTCACGACGAACCTGGCCAGCTCACCGAGCCCGTGCGCCGTCGCCCCTACTGCGTCGTGCTCTTCGACGAGCTCGAGAGCGCGCACCCGGACGTTGCGGCGATGCTGCTGCAGATATTGGACGACGGCCATCTCACCGACGCGAGGGGCCGTAAGATCGACTTTCGCCACGCGATCATCATCCTCACGACGAATCTTTCAGAGGACGACATGCAGGTCGTGCTGCGTCCCGAGCTGCTCAACCGCATCGACGAAGTGGTGGCGTTCGATCCTCTCGGCCTCGACCAGATCGAGGAGATCGTTGCGATCCACGTCGACGCGCTCGCCCACCGCCTCGACGCGCGCCTCGTGCGTTTGCGTTTATCGGAGGAGGCGAAGCGCTTTCTCGCGCTCGAGTCGATGGCGGCCGGCAGCGGGGCTCGCTACGTCCAGCGAATCGTAGCGCGCCAAATCAGCACGCCGCTCTCGTCCGCGATCCTACGCGGCGAGATCAAGGAAGGCGGCGCCGCAAACGTCGACCTCCATGAGGGCGCCCTCGTCGTCAAGGCCGCCTAA
- the infB gene encoding translation initiation factor IF-2 translates to MATGKVRIFELAKEVGLTSKELIALFNERLGGVFEAKNQLSVVPDQIADLVRSVLLKPSAGNGGMAKKAAPAAQAPATPAAPKASPAKAPQAAPPPPERAPEAPIPRLRPVPSGQTSITPKPPAPPAPTPAPRPAPPPRPGVAPRPGQMAPGQAAHSPVVPGRLVAPAIRRPAGNGPFRPITGPRLAPGTTDMPAPSAGASRPGERLRAREDKIAAKKDRETELLLEKDRQRKKKTAAPAPERRLETIEIPDLLTVQELATSMIVPAKDVIAELIKTGTMATINQNIPSGVAIAVAKRFGFNAVVKEAGEEVTVEQEEDRPEMMAVRPPVVTVLGHVDHGKTSLLDKIRREDVAAGEAGGITQKIGAYTVEHKDRKITFIDTPGHEAFTAMRARGARVTDVAILVVAADDGVMPQTKEAIAHVRAANVPIVVAVNKMDKPDAQPERVKQQLSEEGLQPVDWGGNVEFVPVSAKTGDGIDKLLETVLLEADIRELRANKNRRATGVVIESALDRGRGAVATVLVQNGTLRVGDVVVAGGTFGKVRALIDDKGKQVKKAGPSIPVSVMGLSDVPAAGDTLMVVSDERVAREAALKRQSRRRDVRIAATGSQKVSLETFMSMMPSEGNKVLNLIIKADGQGSVEALRTRMESLSNNDVEIRVIHGGVGAISPNDVNLASASGAVLIGFNIRPDETAKRLAQQDGVDLRFYQVIYEIEDDLKKAMRGMLAPVEREITLGQAEVRQVFKVSKVGTIVGCYVTSGKLQRNAKARVVRDGAVVFDGEIESLRRFKEDVREVAEGFECGVQLARFQDLKERDVIEAYAKELVAPEPARA, encoded by the coding sequence TTGGCTACCGGAAAAGTACGAATCTTCGAGCTCGCCAAAGAGGTCGGGCTCACTTCAAAGGAACTGATCGCGCTCTTCAACGAGCGTTTGGGCGGGGTCTTCGAAGCAAAGAACCAACTGAGCGTCGTCCCGGACCAGATCGCCGATCTGGTCCGCAGCGTGCTGCTCAAACCAAGCGCCGGAAATGGCGGCATGGCGAAGAAAGCCGCGCCGGCGGCGCAGGCTCCGGCTACACCCGCGGCCCCAAAGGCATCTCCGGCCAAGGCGCCGCAAGCCGCGCCCCCCCCGCCGGAGCGTGCGCCCGAGGCGCCAATCCCGCGCCTTCGTCCGGTTCCATCGGGACAGACCTCGATAACCCCGAAGCCACCCGCACCACCGGCTCCGACTCCGGCGCCGCGGCCCGCCCCGCCGCCGCGCCCCGGCGTTGCGCCGCGCCCCGGACAGATGGCGCCGGGTCAAGCCGCACACTCGCCGGTCGTACCGGGCCGCCTCGTCGCCCCCGCAATCCGCCGGCCGGCAGGCAACGGCCCGTTCCGCCCCATCACCGGCCCTCGTCTAGCGCCGGGCACAACCGACATGCCCGCACCTTCCGCTGGAGCGAGCCGTCCCGGCGAGCGTCTGCGCGCGCGCGAAGACAAGATCGCTGCGAAGAAGGATCGCGAGACGGAGCTGCTGCTCGAAAAAGATCGCCAGCGCAAGAAGAAGACTGCGGCGCCGGCTCCCGAGCGGCGACTCGAAACGATTGAGATTCCGGACTTACTCACCGTACAAGAACTGGCGACGTCGATGATCGTTCCCGCCAAAGACGTGATTGCCGAGCTCATCAAGACCGGCACGATGGCGACGATCAATCAGAACATTCCAAGCGGCGTCGCTATTGCGGTTGCCAAGAGGTTCGGTTTCAACGCGGTCGTCAAAGAGGCGGGCGAAGAAGTCACGGTCGAGCAAGAGGAGGACCGGCCGGAGATGATGGCCGTCCGTCCCCCCGTCGTGACCGTGCTCGGTCACGTCGATCATGGTAAAACGTCGCTGCTCGACAAGATTCGTCGAGAGGACGTTGCCGCGGGCGAGGCCGGTGGCATCACGCAGAAGATCGGTGCGTATACCGTCGAGCACAAAGATCGCAAGATCACGTTTATCGATACGCCGGGCCACGAAGCGTTCACGGCGATGCGCGCGCGCGGTGCGCGCGTCACCGACGTTGCCATTCTCGTCGTGGCGGCCGACGACGGCGTCATGCCGCAGACGAAGGAGGCGATCGCTCACGTGCGCGCGGCGAACGTGCCGATCGTGGTCGCCGTCAATAAGATGGACAAACCCGACGCGCAACCCGAACGGGTCAAGCAGCAGCTCTCCGAAGAAGGGCTGCAGCCGGTCGATTGGGGAGGGAACGTCGAGTTCGTGCCCGTCTCCGCGAAGACCGGCGACGGCATCGACAAGCTGCTCGAGACGGTGTTGCTCGAAGCCGACATCCGCGAGCTGCGCGCAAACAAGAATCGTCGTGCGACCGGCGTCGTGATCGAATCGGCGCTCGATCGGGGCCGCGGTGCGGTTGCGACCGTGCTCGTGCAGAACGGCACGCTGCGTGTCGGCGACGTCGTCGTAGCGGGCGGAACCTTCGGCAAGGTTCGTGCTCTCATCGACGACAAGGGCAAACAAGTCAAGAAAGCCGGTCCGTCCATTCCCGTCTCCGTGATGGGTCTTTCCGACGTTCCCGCCGCTGGCGACACGCTGATGGTCGTGAGCGACGAGCGCGTAGCGCGAGAGGCCGCCTTGAAACGGCAATCGCGACGCCGCGACGTGCGTATCGCTGCAACCGGATCGCAGAAGGTTTCGCTCGAGACGTTCATGTCGATGATGCCATCCGAAGGCAACAAGGTGCTCAACCTCATCATCAAGGCCGACGGGCAGGGATCGGTCGAGGCGCTGCGCACGCGCATGGAATCGCTCTCCAACAACGACGTCGAGATCCGCGTCATCCATGGCGGCGTGGGTGCGATTAGCCCGAACGACGTGAACCTCGCGAGCGCCTCGGGCGCCGTGCTCATCGGGTTCAACATTCGCCCCGACGAAACGGCGAAACGGCTCGCGCAGCAAGACGGCGTCGACTTGCGCTTCTATCAGGTCATCTACGAGATCGAGGACGATCTCAAGAAGGCGATGCGCGGCATGCTCGCGCCCGTCGAGCGCGAGATCACGCTCGGACAAGCCGAAGTCCGGCAAGTCTTCAAGGTTAGCAAGGTTGGAACGATCGTCGGATGCTATGTCACGAGCGGCAAGCTGCAACGCAATGCAAAGGCGCGCGTCGTCCGGGACGGCGCGGTGGTCTTTGACGGCGAGATCGAATCGCTGCGGCGCTTCAAGGAAGACGTTCGCGAGGTCGCAGAAGGCTTCGAGTGCGGCGTGCAGCTTGCGCGATTCCAAGACCTCAAGGAGCGCGACGTCATCGAAGCCTACGCCAAGGAGCTCGTGGCGCCGGAGCCGGCACGTGCCTAG